A genomic window from Triticum urartu cultivar G1812 chromosome 7, Tu2.1, whole genome shotgun sequence includes:
- the LOC125520818 gene encoding NADP-dependent alkenal double bond reductase P2-like produces the protein MEVENRYVAVRHHVEGSPSVDDFEVKAETVRWTPESGEVLVRNMYVSIDPYQLNRMKRQSASHHSVDVIVPGERIASYGVGEVVASACEEYKEGDVVAGMLAWEEHSVFRPETSMLMSKVDASSGFPLSYQLGALGTSGMTAYGGFYEVCKPKVGETVFVSAASGSVGSLVGQFAKLAGCRVVGCAGTQAKVDLLKDKLGFDDAFNYREEPDLKAALKRHFPDGIDIYFENVGGEMLEAALANMNTYGRVAVCGVIAEYTDPGRRAVPDLLEVIYKRITLRGFFAWDFITKFHEFTAIIGGWIEEGKVHVIEDVSDGLESVPSAFVALYRGQNVGKKLVKLA, from the exons ATGGAGGTGGAGAACCGGTACGTCGCCGTCAGGCACCACGTCGAGGGCTCCCCGTCGGTGGACGACTTCGAGGTGAAGGCGGAGACGGTGCGGTGGACGCCCGAGTCCGGCGAGGTCCTGGTCCGGAACATGTACGTCTCCATCGACCCCTACCAGCTCAACCGCATGAAGCGCCAGAGCGCTTCCCACCACTCCGTCGACGTCATCGTGCCCGGCGAG AGGATCGCGTCGTACGGAGTCGGCGAGGTGGTGGCGTCGGCGTGCGAGGAGTACAAGGAAGGCGACGTGGTCGCCGGCATGCTCGCCTGGGAGGAGCACAGCGTGTTCCGGCCGGAAACCAGCATGCTCATGTCCAAGGTCGACGCCTCCTCCGGCTTCCCCCTGTCCTACCAGCTGGGCGCGCTGGGGACGAGCGGCATGACGGCGTACGGCGGGTTCTACGAGGTGTGCAAGCCGAAGGTGGGCGAAACGGTGTTCGTGTCGGCGGCGTCGGGCTCCGTCGGCAGCCTGGTCGGCCAGTTCGCCAAGCTCGCCGGCTGCCGCGTCGTCGGCTGCGCCGGCACGCAGGCCAAGGTGGACCTGCTCAAGGACAAACTGGGCTTCGACGACGCCTTCAACTACAGGGAGGAGCCGGACCTGAAGGCGGCGCTCAAGCGGCACTTCCCCGACGGCATCGACATCTACTTCGAGAACGTCGGCGGCGAGATGCTGGAGGCGGCTCTGGCCAACATGAACACCTACGGCCGGGTGGCCGTCTGCGGCGtcatcgccgagtacaccgacccCGGGCGGCGCGCCGTGCCGGACCTGCTGGAGGTGATCTACAAGCGCATCACCCTCCGGGGCTTCTTCGCCTGGGACTTCATCACCAAGTTCCACGAGTTCACCGCCATCATCGGCGGCTGGATCGAGGAGGGCAAGGTCCATGTCATCGAGGACGTCTCCGACGGGCTGGAGAGCGTCCCGTCGGCCTTCGTCGCGCTCTACCGCGGCCAGAATGTCGGCAAGAAGCTCGTCAAGCTGGCATAG